Below is a genomic region from Thermochromatium tepidum ATCC 43061.
GCAGCGGTTTCGCCCAGCGTCGCCGAGAGGAGCAGCGCCCAGCCACCCCGCTGCAGATGTCCTTGCAGGAGACCTTTGAGCACCTCGCGCATGTAGGGGTCGGAGGCATGCACCTCATCGACGACCAACAGGTGCCGGTCGAGACAGACCGAACGCAGCAGGCTGTGCTTGACCTGCAGTGCGGACAAAAGCGCCTGGTCGATCGTGCCCACGGCAACCGGCGCCGCCAGGAATCGCTTGGGCCGTTCCGCCGACCACAAACGCTCGCGCCGTCGGTCTTGTGCGTTGTCGTCCCAGAGTGCGCCTTGCGGATCGGTGAGGATGTCGTGCACCGGGCGACCATCGATCTGCACGTAGCCCGGGGCGGCGAGCAGCACCGGGCCGGGGCGCTGATGCGGCTCGAAGGCCGCGTCCACCGCCCGACGCACCCGCTCGTAGAGTTCGCGCGCTGCCACCCGTGTCGGCAGCGCGAAGTAGAGCCCGTCGACTTGGCCTTCGGCATAAAGGCGCAGAAACCAGGCCAGCGCCGCTTCGGTCTTGCCGGAGCCGGTGTCCGATTCGACGAGAAGCAGCCGGTTTTCGTCGTCCGTCGCCAGCGCTCCGGCCAGTGCGCCCTGAAGCGCAGTGGGTTTGAAGCGGAAGGTCTCGGCAAAGGATCTGGGCTGTCTTGGTTCCGGGGGGATGAGACCGATGGCATGCAAGGCACGGTCAGCAGCCTGTCTGGCAAACGCCAGGCGGTCTTCGCTGGCGCTTTGGCGATAAGGGAAAAACTGCGTGTCCGAGCCGATCCAGTCGGCGAGCATCACAAGGCCGGCAAAACGGTGCTGGAGTTCGGGAGTGGCGTCGATGGCAGGAGTATTTGCGCAGAAGGCGTTTGGGAACGTTTTACGGGCGGCGGCAGCCAATTCTTCAAGGGCGGCCTTGGGGTCGTAGTGGTCCGCAGGTTGCCAAAGCGCTTTGTGATGGGCGTTGGCAGGGTCACACAACCAGGCATTAAGGTCGTTCTCAGAGATCGGCCGGCCGTGATGCGAGAGGCTGGCGATGAGCATCTGCACCACTTGTTCTTCGTCGGCAAACCAGCCCTGGATGTTTTCCAGCACTTCTCGCCACTGTGGCAGTCGATCGTTCGGGTCGCCATCGAACAGAAAGGCCAAGGCTTCCATGACATGGCCTGCCGTTCGTTTAGCATCCGGGTCGGCCTTCGCCTGAAAGCCCGAATTGCATTTGCCGAAATCGTGCAAAAAGGCGATCACCGCCAGGCGGTCCTTGACGACCCCCGGCAAGGGAATGAATGACCGCGCAAGCACGCCTTGCTCTAGCAGCTGTCGCAAGACAATGGCCACATCGAGGCAATGATCGACGAGCGGATGAACGTGTCCATCTCGATGATATTTTCCCCAAACAGTCGCGGGCATCTTTGTATCTCCAGGTTGTTGATGCAGTTACACTGAGCAACACCAGTTTATAAGGTGGACCTGGGACAGAGCCGGTGGGACAAACTTAAGGAAACGCTGAATAACACCCTCTGGGAGAGGGTTGGGGTGAGGGAAATTAA
It encodes:
- the cas3 gene encoding CRISPR-associated helicase Cas3', whose protein sequence is MPATVWGKYHRDGHVHPLVDHCLDVAIVLRQLLEQGVLARSFIPLPGVVKDRLAVIAFLHDFGKCNSGFQAKADPDAKRTAGHVMEALAFLFDGDPNDRLPQWREVLENIQGWFADEEQVVQMLIASLSHHGRPISENDLNAWLCDPANAHHKALWQPADHYDPKAALEELAAAARKTFPNAFCANTPAIDATPELQHRFAGLVMLADWIGSDTQFFPYRQSASEDRLAFARQAADRALHAIGLIPPEPRQPRSFAETFRFKPTALQGALAGALATDDENRLLLVESDTGSGKTEAALAWFLRLYAEGQVDGLYFALPTRVAARELYERVRRAVDAAFEPHQRPGPVLLAAPGYVQIDGRPVHDILTDPQGALWDDNAQDRRRERLWSAERPKRFLAAPVAVGTIDQALLSALQVKHSLLRSVCLDRHLLVVDEVHASDPYMREVLKGLLQGHLQRGGWALLLSATLGETAAAEFFARAPLSLAEASARPYPLISGRNGRWPMPAARERTVQVECAPLLDDDEALIPRLIAALEAGARVLVVCNTVSRANALFRKLEAALAATHPHLLPALFGLDGVRCPHHGRFAREDRELLDAAVTAQLGKDSRSGAKLLIGTQTLEQSLDIDADWLVTDLAPMDVLIQRFGRLHRHARPERPAGFATPQALVRVPSKELSAYLNDKGELRAPAGLGPVYADGRVLAATWELLAARQEIALPGEARELIERTTHPEALDALPDLWRKHRQLLEGRIQAEIIQAMRSLLDEQPFGELHYPDKGERVLTRLGDPTFDLPLAQPMPSPFGATIHRVTIPARWLEGSELPGTVAAEKTPEGFRFAVADRKFRYTRFGLEQDDV